A genomic region of Microlunatus sagamiharensis contains the following coding sequences:
- the hisG gene encoding ATP phosphoribosyltransferase: MIRVAVPNKGALSEAASSMLREAGYRQRTDSKELVLLDEENGVEFFYLRPRDIAVYVGEGTLDVGITGRDMLLDSGAPVTEVLPLGFGRSRFRFAAPAGSAYDVRALDGLRVATSYPGLVEAHLAEHGVTARLITLDGAVETAIRLGVADVIADVVETGTTLRQAGLELFGDPLLVSEAVLVRRRDAAVPAGLDQLERRLNGVLIAQNYVIMDYDVADEVLADACAVTPGLEGPTVSPLARDGWKAVRVMVLRREAQRVMDDLWSVGARAILVTDIAACRL; encoded by the coding sequence CTGATCCGGGTCGCCGTGCCCAACAAGGGCGCCCTCTCCGAGGCGGCCTCGAGCATGCTGCGCGAGGCGGGCTACCGCCAGCGCACCGACTCCAAGGAGCTCGTCCTCCTCGACGAGGAGAACGGCGTCGAGTTCTTCTACCTGCGTCCCCGCGACATCGCCGTCTACGTGGGGGAGGGCACCCTCGACGTCGGCATCACCGGCCGCGACATGCTCCTCGACTCCGGCGCCCCGGTCACCGAGGTCCTGCCGCTGGGCTTCGGCCGCAGCCGGTTCCGGTTCGCCGCACCCGCGGGGAGCGCGTACGACGTGCGCGCGCTCGACGGCCTGCGGGTGGCGACGTCCTACCCGGGGCTGGTGGAGGCGCACCTGGCCGAGCACGGCGTGACCGCCCGGCTGATCACCCTGGACGGCGCGGTCGAGACCGCCATCCGCCTCGGCGTCGCCGACGTGATCGCCGACGTGGTCGAGACCGGGACGACCCTGCGCCAGGCGGGCCTGGAGCTCTTCGGCGACCCGCTGCTGGTCAGCGAGGCCGTGCTCGTCCGCCGTCGCGACGCGGCCGTGCCCGCCGGTCTCGACCAGCTCGAGCGGCGCCTCAACGGCGTCCTCATCGCGCAGAACTACGTGATCATGGACTACGACGTGGCCGACGAGGTGCTCGCCGACGCCTGTGCGGTGACCCCTGGGCTGGAGGGGCCGACCGTGTCGCCCCTGGCCCGTGACGGCTGGAAAGCGGTCCGCGTCATGGTGCTGCGGCGCGAGGCGCAGCGGGTGATGGACGACCTCTGGAGCGTCGGCGCCCGGGCGATCCTCGTCACCGACATCGCCGCCTGCCGGCTCTGA
- a CDS encoding PH domain-containing protein yields the protein MPPTPGKDAVVFAPKRLRGVAGLIAAALVALTFYGWFALPREIRVLFTVFQLLTLLAVLAALVLVVVGVAASSVRADAEGMRVRNGLRVHHVPWDRVHRVMMRPGDAWAFALLRPEGDDGQTPFTPDLDTQKRHLVGIQSHDGAYAEQAVAELRRLRQESLRRSGRGLPPS from the coding sequence GTGCCGCCGACGCCCGGGAAGGACGCGGTCGTCTTCGCCCCGAAGCGGCTGCGGGGCGTCGCCGGCCTCATCGCCGCCGCCCTGGTCGCGCTGACCTTCTACGGGTGGTTCGCGCTGCCGCGCGAGATCCGCGTGCTCTTCACCGTCTTCCAGCTGCTCACGCTGCTCGCCGTCCTGGCCGCCCTGGTGCTGGTGGTCGTCGGGGTGGCGGCGAGCTCGGTGCGCGCCGACGCCGAGGGGATGCGGGTGCGCAACGGCCTGCGCGTCCACCACGTGCCCTGGGACCGGGTGCACCGCGTGATGATGCGCCCGGGGGACGCCTGGGCCTTCGCCCTGCTGCGACCCGAGGGCGACGACGGCCAGACGCCCTTCACCCCGGACCTCGACACCCAGAAGCGCCACCTCGTGGGCATCCAGTCCCACGACGGCGCGTACGCGGAGCAGGCCGTGGCCGAGCTCCGGAGGCTCCGGCAGGAGTCGCTCCGGCGCTCCGGACGAGGGCTTCCGCCCTCCTGA
- a CDS encoding SseB family protein translates to MVHERTLAPSPFPGDDGLADPAARRALAAAVREPGTTPYLRAVAALCATRVLVPVVATATRTATTTEGLSSDKEADMSVVMLQSADGRRALLGFTGLDALTTWRADARPVPVTIDLAARTARAEGVDTVLVDVSGPFPLAIDGEVLDALAQGHRLVELDEGGFGWAVPVDEAGEPGAAG, encoded by the coding sequence ATGGTCCACGAGCGCACCCTCGCCCCGTCGCCCTTCCCGGGTGACGACGGCCTCGCCGACCCCGCCGCCCGCCGCGCCCTCGCCGCCGCCGTGCGCGAGCCCGGGACGACCCCCTACCTGCGCGCCGTCGCCGCGCTCTGCGCCACCAGGGTCCTGGTGCCCGTCGTGGCGACGGCCACGCGGACGGCGACCACGACCGAGGGGCTGTCGTCGGACAAGGAGGCCGACATGTCGGTCGTGATGCTCCAGTCGGCCGACGGCCGTCGTGCGCTGCTGGGGTTCACCGGGCTCGACGCGCTCACGACCTGGCGCGCCGACGCCCGTCCCGTGCCCGTGACCATCGACCTCGCCGCGCGCACCGCCCGCGCGGAGGGCGTGGACACCGTCCTGGTCGACGTCTCCGGTCCCTTTCCGCTGGCCATCGACGGAGAGGTCCTCGACGCGCTGGCGCAGGGCCACCGGTTGGTCGAGCTCGACGAGGGCGGCTTCGGCTGGGCCGTCCCCGTCGACGAGGCCGGGGAGCCCGGCGCGGCCGGCTGA
- the infC gene encoding translation initiation factor IF-3 yields MRGPFLVPAAGLRDVEPAERPGRNAAAARAPQPPGGHISTEPRINDRIRVPEVRLVGPAGEQVGIVKIETALQLAHDSELDLVEVAPMARPPVAKLMDYGKFKYENAQKARDSRRNQTNTIIKEMKLRPKIDSHDYETKKGHVVRFLKGGDKVKITIMFRGREQSRPELGYNLLKKLSADVDEFGFVESSPKQDGRNMIMVLGPHKKKTEAKVDAAVERERRMADRQAGLDAEAAAAAEQRAAHAAQVAAQAEPKQRRRGPADNMDPDIDL; encoded by the coding sequence GTGCGAGGACCCTTTCTCGTTCCCGCGGCGGGTCTGCGCGACGTCGAGCCGGCCGAGCGACCGGGACGGAACGCCGCGGCAGCACGAGCACCACAACCACCTGGAGGACATATCAGCACCGAACCGCGAATCAACGACCGCATTCGCGTCCCCGAGGTCCGCCTCGTCGGACCCGCGGGGGAGCAGGTCGGGATCGTCAAGATCGAGACCGCCCTGCAGCTGGCCCACGACTCCGAGCTCGACCTGGTCGAGGTCGCGCCGATGGCCCGCCCGCCGGTCGCCAAGCTCATGGACTACGGCAAGTTCAAGTACGAGAACGCGCAGAAGGCGCGGGACAGCCGCCGTAACCAGACGAACACGATCATCAAAGAGATGAAGCTCCGCCCCAAGATCGACAGCCACGACTACGAGACCAAGAAGGGTCACGTCGTGCGCTTCCTCAAGGGCGGGGACAAGGTCAAGATCACGATCATGTTCCGCGGTCGCGAGCAGTCGCGTCCCGAGCTGGGCTACAACCTGCTCAAGAAGCTCTCCGCCGACGTCGACGAGTTCGGCTTCGTGGAGTCCTCGCCCAAGCAGGACGGGCGCAACATGATCATGGTTCTCGGCCCGCACAAGAAGAAGACCGAGGCCAAGGTCGACGCCGCCGTCGAGCGTGAGCGCCGCATGGCCGACCGCCAGGCCGGTCTCGACGCCGAGGCCGCCGCGGCCGCCGAGCAGCGTGCGGCGCACGCGGCCCAGGTCGCCGCCCAGGCGGAGCCGAAGCAGCGTCGTCGCGGCCCCGCCGACAACATGGACCCCGACATCGACCTCTGA
- the rpmI gene encoding 50S ribosomal protein L35, producing the protein MPKMKTHSGAKKRFRFTGTGKVMHRKAGKMHLNEHKPTSQTRRLTGDAVLAPGDAAKVRRMLGKRG; encoded by the coding sequence ATGCCGAAGATGAAGACGCACTCCGGTGCGAAGAAGCGGTTCCGGTTCACCGGCACCGGCAAGGTCATGCACCGCAAGGCCGGCAAGATGCACCTGAACGAGCACAAGCCGACCTCGCAGACCCGCCGGCTCACCGGCGACGCGGTCCTCGCTCCGGGCGACGCGGCCAAGGTGCGCCGCATGCTCGGCAAGCGCGGCTGA
- the rplT gene encoding 50S ribosomal protein L20: MARVKRAVNAQKKRREVLEQASGYRGQRSRLYRKAKEQVTHSLVYAYRDRRARKGDFRKLWIQRINAAARAEGMTYNRFIAGLKTAGVEVDRKILAELAVSDAPAFAALVAVAKAAAPAETAETAPSAA, from the coding sequence ATGGCACGCGTCAAGCGCGCAGTCAACGCGCAGAAGAAGCGTCGTGAGGTCCTCGAGCAGGCGTCCGGCTACCGCGGGCAGCGCTCGCGTCTCTACCGCAAGGCGAAGGAGCAGGTCACCCACTCCCTCGTCTACGCCTACCGCGACCGCCGCGCCCGCAAGGGCGACTTCCGCAAGCTGTGGATCCAGCGGATCAACGCCGCGGCCCGCGCGGAGGGCATGACCTACAACCGCTTCATCGCCGGTCTCAAGACCGCCGGCGTCGAGGTGGACCGCAAGATCCTCGCCGAGCTGGCCGTCTCCGACGCGCCGGCCTTCGCCGCGCTCGTCGCGGTGGCCAAGGCGGCGGCCCCGGCGGAGACCGCCGAGACCGCGCCCAGCGCGGCCTGA
- a CDS encoding TrmH family RNA methyltransferase yields the protein MHADPSRDRPGPGRLTRRKEREAAGLFLAEGPQAVREALRAGAVTDLYVEPAASARLADLRTLALEAGVRVSPLAGRDLAALTDTVTPQGVVAVCRRVDVGLGQAVRPGAQLVVCCAQVRDPGNAGTVVRCADAFGADGVVLSTGSVELTNPKTVRASVGSLFHLPVSVGADLAEVVATARAAGLQVLAADGSGEDDLASLSSSGVLAAPTLWVFGNEAWGMPEQDRALADRVVRVPLYGAAESLNLATAAAVCLWTSASAQRAA from the coding sequence CTGCACGCCGATCCGTCGAGGGATCGTCCCGGGCCCGGCCGGCTCACGCGCCGCAAGGAGCGTGAGGCGGCCGGGCTCTTCCTCGCCGAGGGACCCCAGGCCGTCCGCGAGGCGCTGCGGGCCGGGGCCGTCACCGACCTCTACGTCGAGCCCGCCGCCTCGGCCCGGCTCGCCGACCTGCGCACGCTGGCCCTCGAGGCGGGCGTCCGGGTCTCGCCGCTGGCCGGCCGCGACCTCGCGGCCCTGACCGACACGGTGACGCCGCAGGGGGTCGTGGCCGTCTGCCGCCGCGTCGACGTCGGCCTCGGGCAGGCCGTACGCCCCGGTGCGCAGCTCGTCGTCTGCTGCGCGCAGGTCCGCGACCCGGGCAACGCCGGCACCGTCGTGCGCTGCGCGGACGCCTTCGGCGCCGACGGGGTCGTGCTGAGCACCGGCTCGGTCGAGCTCACCAACCCCAAGACTGTGCGCGCGAGCGTCGGCAGCCTCTTCCATCTCCCGGTGAGCGTGGGGGCCGACCTGGCCGAGGTCGTCGCGACCGCCCGCGCCGCGGGCCTGCAGGTCCTCGCCGCCGACGGCAGCGGCGAGGACGACCTCGCCTCCCTGTCGAGCTCCGGCGTGCTCGCCGCGCCGACGCTGTGGGTGTTCGGCAACGAGGCGTGGGGGATGCCCGAGCAGGACCGCGCCCTGGCCGACCGCGTGGTCCGGGTCCCGCTGTACGGGGCCGCCGAGAGCCTGAACCTCGCCACCGCCGCCGCGGTGTGCCTGTGGACGAGCGCGTCGGCGCAGCGCGCCGCCTGA
- a CDS encoding helix-turn-helix transcriptional regulator, with protein MADIPAGAGPLVGRDRVLERVRRVAENRGPTGRSLLVTGPPGSGRTSLVATALADLDGEVVWFAGSATVDDEPWSTLRSARGTFRSVPGFLGSGGDEVVARALAGESSTVEVARAFARHYQSLPPRPGAVVLVAEDVHRFDPQSRAVLLLLAHVNHTFDMSYVLTCPTRALPEDALDLDRVQLGPLDAGATREALHAWTGRPVGTDVAAELARLTDGNPRLLREIAGQVGPEQLEGRRTLPLRLPLTPTSAAVASGPLQDLDVDALRTLACFSLGLPVPVVVLERAVGLGPVDALVDANLLEAVPEGYRCTSALLGRTAEARLDAATRHALAGALASAWSVLDPVRAALHAVDEGLPSEEVLERGRRALATTAGASSAADDRLAEALAWAVVARAEPPTTNDWLVLAGCAERAGHLADARDAFEHAVHASAIDEEDLPLLTRTRGFLSQVTDDRTLVVPSTTLLSSLELVHPAVVFETMTRTAWNSLLAGAPDQARLYLDRARQASRAARPEDRALWRLVDTGWQRAASGTGTDEALREAALRWRDCTGARPWYDDFLLVTTLVEAHALADARQHLFVAGSAHRHAGRLGRYFLLAARLELEVAGSQVAAALATVEELAGHEVAGPVHVRGLAPALVRLETLADLPAGTLVDGHDGSASEPAALARAEAERALVRGRHREAAVALTALLRAEPPLPEEARRAVLADLVEAQVAAGDLAGAQQSFVRSTSGTGGPATDAATTRAAALVASPFETRGAFARALAAAEAEDGLLGRARTLLALSRRLGAVGAEDEAAGLREEAALVFAHLGAEGWARHAREAEPPPQDPGAQDRLLDTRLDDHEAGIVRLLLLGQKNKEVAARLYVSLRSLEKSLTRIYAKTGVASKAQLLALVRAEDGAGRPTGPRSAVG; from the coding sequence GTGGCGGACATCCCGGCGGGTGCCGGACCCCTGGTCGGGCGCGACCGGGTGCTGGAGCGGGTGCGCCGCGTGGCCGAGAACCGCGGACCGACCGGCCGGAGCCTCCTGGTGACCGGTCCCCCCGGCTCGGGGCGGACGTCGCTGGTGGCGACCGCGCTCGCCGACCTCGACGGCGAGGTCGTCTGGTTCGCCGGCAGCGCGACGGTCGACGACGAGCCGTGGTCCACCCTCCGCAGCGCCCGCGGGACCTTCCGCTCCGTGCCCGGCTTCCTCGGCAGCGGCGGCGACGAGGTCGTCGCCCGGGCCCTCGCCGGCGAGTCCTCGACGGTCGAGGTCGCCCGCGCCTTCGCCCGCCACTACCAGTCGCTCCCGCCCCGGCCCGGCGCCGTGGTCCTCGTGGCCGAGGACGTGCACCGCTTCGACCCGCAGTCGCGCGCCGTGCTCCTCCTCCTCGCCCACGTCAACCACACCTTCGACATGTCGTACGTGCTCACCTGCCCCACGCGTGCGCTGCCCGAGGACGCGCTGGACCTCGACCGCGTGCAGCTCGGGCCCCTGGACGCCGGCGCGACGCGCGAGGCCCTGCACGCGTGGACCGGTCGACCGGTCGGCACCGATGTGGCGGCGGAGCTCGCCCGGCTCACCGACGGCAACCCCCGCCTGCTGCGTGAGATCGCCGGCCAGGTCGGTCCCGAGCAGCTCGAGGGCCGCCGGACCCTGCCCCTGCGCCTCCCCCTCACCCCGACCAGCGCCGCCGTCGCGTCCGGGCCGCTGCAGGACCTGGACGTCGACGCGCTGCGGACGCTCGCCTGCTTCTCCCTCGGGCTGCCGGTGCCCGTCGTCGTGCTGGAGCGCGCGGTCGGGCTCGGTCCCGTCGACGCCCTGGTCGACGCGAACCTCCTCGAGGCGGTGCCCGAGGGCTACCGCTGCACCAGCGCCCTGCTCGGACGTACGGCGGAGGCGCGGCTCGACGCCGCGACGCGCCACGCGCTGGCGGGCGCCCTGGCGTCGGCGTGGTCGGTGCTCGACCCCGTCCGAGCCGCGCTGCACGCGGTCGACGAGGGGCTCCCGAGCGAGGAGGTGCTCGAGCGCGGCCGCCGGGCGCTCGCCACGACTGCGGGAGCGAGCTCAGCGGCCGACGACCGGCTGGCCGAGGCCCTGGCGTGGGCCGTGGTCGCCCGGGCGGAGCCCCCGACCACGAACGACTGGCTGGTCCTGGCCGGATGCGCCGAGCGCGCCGGGCACCTCGCCGACGCCCGGGACGCCTTCGAGCACGCCGTGCACGCCTCGGCCATCGACGAGGAGGACCTTCCGCTGCTGACCCGGACGCGAGGGTTCCTGAGCCAGGTCACGGACGACCGGACGCTCGTCGTCCCGTCGACGACGCTGCTCTCCTCCCTCGAGCTCGTGCACCCGGCCGTCGTCTTCGAGACGATGACACGCACGGCCTGGAACAGCCTGCTGGCCGGTGCGCCCGACCAGGCGCGCCTGTACCTCGACCGCGCCCGTCAGGCGAGCCGGGCGGCCCGCCCGGAGGACCGGGCGCTCTGGCGCCTGGTCGACACGGGCTGGCAACGGGCGGCCTCGGGCACGGGGACGGACGAGGCGCTGCGCGAGGCCGCCCTGCGCTGGCGCGACTGCACCGGCGCCCGACCCTGGTACGACGACTTCCTGCTGGTCACGACGCTCGTCGAGGCCCACGCGCTGGCCGACGCCCGGCAGCACCTCTTCGTCGCCGGCAGCGCGCACCGGCACGCCGGCCGCCTGGGCCGGTACTTCCTGCTCGCCGCGCGGCTGGAGCTCGAGGTCGCCGGGTCGCAGGTCGCCGCGGCGCTGGCCACGGTCGAGGAGCTGGCGGGGCACGAGGTGGCCGGGCCGGTGCACGTCCGGGGTCTCGCACCGGCCCTGGTCCGTCTGGAGACGCTCGCCGACCTGCCCGCCGGCACCCTGGTCGACGGTCACGACGGCTCCGCGTCGGAGCCGGCGGCGCTCGCCCGGGCCGAGGCCGAACGGGCGCTGGTCCGGGGCCGGCACCGGGAGGCGGCCGTGGCGCTGACGGCGCTCCTGCGGGCCGAGCCGCCGCTGCCCGAGGAGGCGCGTCGGGCCGTGCTGGCCGACCTCGTGGAGGCCCAGGTCGCGGCCGGGGACCTCGCGGGGGCCCAGCAGTCCTTCGTCCGCTCCACGTCCGGGACCGGTGGCCCGGCGACGGACGCGGCGACGACCCGGGCCGCGGCGCTCGTCGCGTCACCCTTCGAGACGCGCGGCGCCTTCGCGCGGGCCCTGGCGGCGGCTGAGGCCGAGGACGGTCTTCTGGGCCGGGCGCGGACGCTGCTCGCCCTCTCCCGACGCCTGGGGGCGGTCGGGGCCGAGGACGAGGCCGCGGGCCTGCGCGAGGAGGCCGCGCTGGTCTTCGCCCACCTGGGCGCCGAGGGCTGGGCGCGGCACGCGCGCGAGGCCGAGCCGCCGCCGCAGGACCCGGGCGCCCAGGACCGGTTGCTGGACACCCGGCTCGACGACCACGAGGCAGGCATCGTGCGGCTGCTGCTCCTGGGCCAGAAGAACAAGGAGGTCGCCGCCCGGCTCTACGTCTCGCTGCGCAGCCTGGAGAAGTCGCTCACCCGGATCTACGCCAAGACCGGCGTCGCGTCCAAGGCGCAGCTGCTGGCCCTCGTCCGCGCCGAGGACGGCGCCGGACGGCCGACGGGCCCGCGCTCGGCCGTCGGCTGA
- the aqpZ gene encoding aquaporin Z: protein MAARLRARLGAEFLGTFGLVFGGCGSAVLAATFLGDDGVQLGIGFVGVALAFGLTVLTGAYAFGHVSGGHFNPAVTIGLAVAKRFAWKSVLPYVVTQVVAGTLAATVLFVIASGRAGFSASESGFAANGYGAHSPGGYGLGAALLTEIVLTAAFLYVILGVTDDRAPKGFAPVAIGLALTLIHLISIPVTNTSVNPARSIAVAWFAGPAALSQLWLFIIAPIIGAVIAGASYAAITGAAKSTLDEGVANNPERTRAHRA from the coding sequence ATGGCAGCACGTCTTCGCGCCCGGCTCGGCGCGGAGTTCCTCGGAACCTTCGGCCTCGTCTTCGGCGGCTGCGGCAGCGCGGTGCTCGCCGCGACGTTCCTCGGCGACGACGGCGTCCAGCTCGGCATCGGCTTCGTCGGCGTGGCCCTCGCCTTCGGGCTCACGGTGCTGACCGGGGCGTACGCCTTCGGCCACGTCTCCGGCGGTCACTTCAACCCGGCCGTCACCATCGGGCTGGCCGTCGCGAAGCGCTTCGCGTGGAAGAGCGTGCTGCCCTACGTGGTCACGCAGGTCGTCGCCGGCACGCTCGCGGCCACCGTGCTCTTCGTCATCGCCAGCGGGAGGGCCGGCTTCAGCGCGTCCGAGAGCGGCTTCGCCGCGAACGGCTACGGCGCGCACTCACCGGGTGGGTACGGCCTGGGGGCGGCGCTGCTGACCGAGATCGTGCTGACCGCGGCCTTCCTCTACGTGATCCTCGGCGTCACCGACGACCGGGCACCCAAGGGCTTCGCCCCGGTCGCGATCGGCCTCGCGCTGACCCTGATCCACCTGATCAGCATCCCGGTCACCAACACCTCGGTGAACCCGGCCCGCTCGATCGCCGTGGCCTGGTTCGCGGGCCCCGCCGCGCTGTCGCAGCTGTGGCTGTTCATCATCGCGCCGATCATCGGCGCGGTCATCGCGGGCGCCAGCTACGCCGCCATCACCGGCGCGGCGAAGAGCACGCTGGACGAGGGCGTCGCGAACAACCCGGAGCGCACCCGCGCGCACCGGGCCTGA
- a CDS encoding dihydrofolate reductase family protein, with translation MTTDCHVSISLDGYLAGPDQSLEHPLGVGGHRVHAWHLTADFANDADADASADLQRPRGAYVMGRNMYGPVRGPWESFGRDWRGWWGDEPPYRAPVFVLTHHPHDDVVVGATTFRFVTDGFEAAYARALQVADGRDVRVTGGASTVRQAFAAGVLDEITLDVAPVLLGSGERLLDGVADPGLELLSVSSSPLATHLRYRVGR, from the coding sequence ATGACCACCGACTGCCACGTCTCGATCTCCCTCGACGGCTACCTCGCCGGGCCCGACCAGAGCCTCGAGCACCCGTTGGGGGTGGGCGGGCACCGGGTGCACGCCTGGCACCTGACCGCGGACTTCGCCAACGACGCCGACGCCGACGCGTCGGCCGACCTGCAGCGCCCGCGCGGCGCGTACGTCATGGGCCGCAACATGTACGGCCCGGTGCGCGGGCCGTGGGAGTCCTTCGGCCGCGACTGGCGCGGTTGGTGGGGCGACGAGCCGCCGTACCGCGCGCCGGTCTTCGTGCTCACGCACCACCCGCACGACGACGTCGTGGTCGGCGCGACGACGTTCCGCTTCGTCACCGACGGCTTCGAGGCCGCGTACGCACGGGCGCTGCAGGTGGCGGACGGCCGGGACGTCCGCGTGACGGGCGGGGCCTCGACCGTGCGGCAGGCCTTCGCTGCCGGGGTGCTGGACGAGATCACCCTCGACGTGGCCCCGGTGCTCCTCGGCTCCGGCGAGCGGCTCCTCGACGGCGTCGCCGACCCGGGCCTGGAGCTGCTGTCGGTCAGCTCCTCGCCGCTCGCCACGCACCTGCGCTACCGGGTCGGCCGCTGA
- the pheS gene encoding phenylalanine--tRNA ligase subunit alpha, which yields MSGPNKTYDPVQVTPLNADEVEAMVAAAQAAFAEATSTADLKAARLAHAGDRSPIALANREIGALPPQARKDAGARIGRARGAINAALKAREAEVVAAELERTLREERVDVTLPVALGPVGAVHPITGLMHLVEDVFVAMGWEVAEGPELEAEWLNFDALNFVPDHPARTMQDTLFVGPEGTNRVLRTHTSPVQARTMLTREPPIYVVCPGKVYRADEYDATHTPVFHQIEGLVVDRGITLAHLRGTLDHFARSMFGETRTRMRPNYFPFTEPSAEVDLLCFVCHGDSVGNPDRPCKTCRSEGWIEWGGCGVVNPRVLAACGIDPEEYSGFAFGMGVERTLMFRNNAEDMRDMVEGDVRFSRSLVGTAR from the coding sequence ATGTCCGGCCCCAACAAGACCTACGACCCGGTCCAGGTCACCCCGTTGAACGCCGACGAGGTGGAGGCGATGGTCGCGGCGGCGCAGGCGGCGTTCGCGGAGGCGACCAGCACCGCCGACCTCAAGGCCGCCCGCCTGGCGCACGCCGGGGACCGCTCGCCGATCGCGCTCGCCAACCGCGAGATCGGCGCGCTGCCGCCCCAGGCGCGCAAGGACGCCGGGGCCCGCATCGGTCGTGCGCGCGGGGCCATCAACGCCGCGCTCAAGGCCCGCGAGGCCGAGGTCGTCGCCGCCGAGCTCGAGCGCACGCTGCGCGAGGAGCGGGTCGACGTGACCCTGCCCGTCGCCCTGGGTCCCGTCGGCGCCGTGCACCCCATCACCGGCCTGATGCACCTCGTCGAGGACGTCTTCGTCGCCATGGGCTGGGAGGTCGCCGAGGGCCCCGAGCTCGAGGCCGAGTGGCTGAACTTCGACGCCCTGAACTTCGTGCCCGACCACCCCGCCCGCACGATGCAGGACACGCTGTTCGTCGGCCCCGAGGGCACCAACCGCGTCCTGCGCACCCACACCTCGCCGGTGCAGGCGCGCACCATGCTGACCCGCGAGCCCCCGATCTACGTGGTCTGCCCGGGCAAGGTCTACCGCGCCGACGAGTACGACGCGACGCACACGCCCGTCTTCCACCAGATCGAGGGGCTGGTGGTGGACCGCGGCATCACGCTCGCGCACCTGCGCGGGACGCTCGACCACTTCGCGCGGTCGATGTTCGGGGAGACGCGGACGCGCATGCGCCCCAACTACTTCCCCTTCACCGAGCCGTCGGCCGAGGTCGACCTGCTCTGCTTCGTCTGCCACGGCGACTCCGTCGGCAACCCCGACCGTCCCTGCAAGACCTGCCGCAGCGAGGGCTGGATCGAGTGGGGCGGCTGCGGGGTGGTCAACCCGCGGGTGCTGGCGGCCTGCGGCATCGACCCCGAGGAGTACTCCGGCTTCGCCTTCGGCATGGGCGTCGAGCGGACCCTGATGTTCCGGAACAACGCGGAGGACATGCGCGACATGGTCGAGGGCGACGTGCGGTTCAGCCGCTCCCTCGTGGGGACCGCGCGATGA